Proteins co-encoded in one Hyalangium ruber genomic window:
- a CDS encoding WGR domain-containing protein: MADQLTYLELSEDGGSSHKFYEVKVEGKKLSIRYGRIGDGGQLKVTDFPSADKALAEAQKKIAEKTKKGYAPAVMGMRKKRSVTRREITSGTSSATQAPILWKFNTGDRTFGVFVDDARCWVGNESGHIYSLSHDGKVLNQFRLPEGVKCIVADDRWLYAGCDDGNVYDLGGKVPRKAYEIAEDVDIFWLDIKDAVLGVSDANGKLTAINHEDESQWTRQSQGTHAWMVRCDEVGMYHGHAKGVTMYDWEDGREIWSKPTKGHVMFGWQEESSVYACTNTGYVHRFTKKGGEGPVMKCDAAAFSCAAVEDGKYVFAGDNMSSVYCFNDKGERLWKLSTGCGSAFSMQFFKDRLYIVTTDGSLACIDASEAAIQAAQKGTVPKTVTVKAPKPMAAAQVGTVETTRSAGSGVVVECYEDGGHVRVRVVSQGYKKDWHVQFPKDIREAGARYVVEGVRESARGGFYRAYGDIKKLVN, encoded by the coding sequence ATGGCCGATCAGTTGACGTACCTGGAGCTTTCGGAAGACGGCGGTAGCTCGCACAAGTTCTACGAAGTGAAGGTGGAGGGAAAGAAGCTCTCCATCCGCTACGGCCGCATCGGGGACGGAGGCCAGCTCAAGGTCACCGACTTCCCCAGCGCCGACAAGGCCCTCGCCGAGGCCCAGAAGAAGATCGCCGAGAAGACGAAGAAGGGCTACGCGCCCGCCGTCATGGGCATGCGCAAGAAGCGCTCCGTCACCCGCCGCGAAATCACCAGCGGCACCTCCTCCGCCACCCAGGCCCCCATCCTCTGGAAGTTCAACACGGGCGACCGCACCTTCGGCGTCTTCGTGGATGATGCGCGCTGCTGGGTTGGCAACGAGAGCGGCCACATCTACTCGCTCAGCCATGACGGCAAGGTGCTCAACCAGTTCCGCCTGCCCGAGGGCGTCAAGTGCATCGTCGCCGATGATCGCTGGCTCTACGCCGGGTGCGACGACGGCAACGTGTATGACCTGGGTGGCAAGGTGCCGCGCAAGGCGTACGAGATCGCCGAGGACGTGGACATCTTCTGGCTGGACATCAAGGACGCCGTGCTCGGCGTCTCCGACGCCAACGGCAAGCTCACCGCCATCAACCACGAGGACGAGTCGCAGTGGACGCGCCAGAGCCAGGGCACCCACGCGTGGATGGTGCGCTGTGACGAGGTGGGCATGTACCACGGCCACGCCAAGGGCGTGACCATGTACGACTGGGAGGACGGCCGGGAGATCTGGTCCAAGCCCACCAAGGGCCACGTGATGTTCGGCTGGCAGGAGGAGTCCAGCGTCTACGCCTGCACCAACACCGGCTACGTCCACCGCTTCACCAAGAAGGGCGGCGAGGGCCCGGTGATGAAGTGCGACGCGGCGGCGTTCTCCTGCGCCGCGGTGGAGGACGGCAAGTACGTCTTCGCTGGCGACAACATGTCCAGCGTGTACTGCTTCAACGACAAGGGCGAGCGGCTGTGGAAGCTGTCCACCGGCTGCGGCTCTGCGTTCTCGATGCAGTTCTTCAAGGACCGGCTCTACATCGTCACCACCGACGGCTCGCTGGCCTGCATCGACGCGAGCGAGGCCGCCATCCAGGCCGCGCAGAAGGGCACCGTGCCGAAGACGGTCACCGTCAAGGCGCCCAAGCCGATGGCGGCCGCGCAGGTGGGCACCGTGGAGACCACGCGCAGCGCGGGCTCGGGCGTGGTGGTCGAGTGCTACGAGGACGGCGGCCACGTGCGCGTACGCGTGGTGTCCCAGGGCTACAAGAAGGACTGGCACGTGCAGTTCCCCAAGGACATCCGCGAGGCTGGCGCCCGCTACGTGGTCGAGGGCGTGCGCGAGTCCGCGCGTGGCGGCTTCTACCGGGCCTACGGCGACATCAAGAAGCTGGTGAACTGA
- the clpP gene encoding ATP-dependent Clp endopeptidase proteolytic subunit ClpP, whose protein sequence is MNIPFVIETTHRGERAYDLYSRLLKDRIIMLGTPINDDVANVIIAQMLFLESEDPDKGINIYINSPGGSVTAGLGIYDTMQYVKCPVSTICVGQAASMGALLLLAGTKGKRYALPNARIMIHQPLGGAQGQATDIDIQAKEILRLRAYINGLIVKHTGHNIERIEKDTERDYFMSADDARQYGIIDEVVVKQGVPVSNKT, encoded by the coding sequence ATGAACATCCCCTTCGTCATCGAGACCACGCACCGCGGCGAGCGGGCGTACGACCTCTACAGCCGGCTGCTGAAGGACCGGATCATCATGCTGGGCACGCCCATCAATGACGATGTGGCCAACGTCATCATCGCCCAGATGCTGTTTCTGGAGTCGGAGGACCCGGACAAGGGCATCAACATCTACATCAACTCGCCGGGCGGCTCGGTGACGGCGGGCCTGGGCATCTATGACACGATGCAGTACGTCAAGTGCCCGGTCTCCACCATCTGCGTGGGCCAGGCGGCCTCCATGGGCGCGTTGCTCCTGCTGGCGGGGACCAAGGGCAAGCGCTACGCGCTGCCCAACGCGCGCATCATGATTCACCAGCCGCTGGGCGGCGCGCAGGGCCAGGCGACGGACATCGACATCCAGGCGAAGGAGATCCTCCGCCTGCGTGCCTACATCAACGGTCTCATCGTGAAGCACACGGGCCACAACATCGAGCGCATCGAGAAGGACACCGAGCGCGACTACTTCATGAGCGCCGATGACGCGCGCCAGTACGGCATCATCGACGAGGTGGTGGTGAAGCAGGGCGTGCCCGTGTCCAACAAGACCTGA
- a CDS encoding phospholipase D-like domain-containing protein yields the protein MDPSEIDSILTATLADKQLTRSEKRALQAVLDDRRASEAVLALFRSRAFALARESVVDPRARQVISWLEETVQALLPTRRVPDSARTEAHFSPGEGPLRAIVKLIEEARGSIDVCVFTVTDDRLTRALMDAHRRGVRVRVLSDDEKSLDAGSDMWRLRDGGIPVRLDRAEAHMHHKFAVFDRLRLLTGSYNWTRSAADVNHENVLVSDDPRLVQPFCRAFDDLWTALE from the coding sequence ATGGATCCCTCCGAGATTGACTCCATCCTCACCGCCACCCTGGCGGACAAGCAGCTCACCCGCTCGGAGAAGCGTGCCCTCCAGGCCGTGCTCGATGACAGGCGGGCAAGCGAGGCCGTGCTCGCCCTCTTCCGCTCGCGGGCCTTTGCCCTCGCTCGAGAGTCGGTGGTGGACCCGCGCGCCCGGCAGGTCATCTCCTGGCTGGAGGAGACCGTCCAGGCGCTCCTGCCCACCCGGCGTGTCCCCGACAGCGCCCGCACGGAGGCCCACTTCTCCCCCGGGGAGGGCCCCCTGCGCGCCATCGTCAAGCTCATCGAGGAGGCGCGCGGCTCCATCGATGTATGTGTCTTCACGGTGACGGATGACCGCCTCACCCGGGCGCTGATGGACGCGCACCGGCGCGGCGTCCGGGTACGGGTGCTGAGCGACGACGAGAAGTCGCTGGATGCGGGCTCCGACATGTGGCGCCTGCGCGACGGGGGCATCCCCGTCCGCCTGGACCGGGCCGAGGCCCACATGCACCACAAGTTCGCCGTCTTCGACCGGCTGCGCCTGCTCACGGGCAGCTACAACTGGACCCGCTCGGCCGCGGACGTGAACCACGAGAACGTGCTCGTCTCGGATGATCCACGCCTCGTGCAGCCCTTCTGCCGGGCCTTCGACGACCTCTGGACCGCCCTCGAATAG
- the fumC gene encoding class II fumarate hydratase: MSTKNVRIEKDTFGPIEVPADHLWGAQTQRSRQNFAISSERMPLALIHALVQVKKAAALVNVENGSLPKEKGEAIAKAADEVLAGQHDEEFPLLVWQTGSGTQTNMNCNEVLANRASELLGGERGESRKVHPNDDVNKGQSSNDVFPTAMSVAAVEAVVRHVLPELKELRDVLAKKSEAFKDIVKIGRTHLQDATPLTLGQEFSGYVAQLDHARGHLERTLPHLYELALGGTAVGTGLNAPKGYSERVAKEIARLTGHPFVTAPNKFEALAANDALVQAHGALKGLAAVLFKIANDVRWLASGPRSGIGELLIPENEPGSSIMPGKVNPTQSEALTMLCAQVMGNDVAISLGGASGNFELNVFKPLIIHNFLQSCRLLADGMRSFRVNCAVGIEPNRERLKENLERSLMLVTALNPHIGYDNAAKIAKKAHKEGKTLKEVAVELGLLTAEQFDQWVRPEKMIGNL; encoded by the coding sequence GTGAGCACTAAGAACGTTCGCATCGAGAAGGACACCTTCGGTCCCATCGAGGTACCCGCAGACCACCTCTGGGGCGCGCAGACGCAGCGCAGCCGCCAGAACTTCGCCATCTCCAGCGAGCGCATGCCGCTGGCGCTCATCCACGCCCTGGTGCAGGTGAAGAAGGCGGCCGCCCTGGTGAACGTCGAGAATGGCTCGCTGCCCAAGGAGAAGGGCGAGGCCATCGCCAAGGCGGCGGACGAGGTGCTCGCGGGCCAGCACGACGAGGAGTTCCCGTTGCTGGTGTGGCAGACGGGCAGCGGCACGCAGACGAACATGAACTGCAACGAGGTGCTGGCCAACCGCGCCTCGGAGCTGCTGGGCGGCGAGCGCGGCGAGAGCCGCAAGGTCCACCCCAACGACGATGTGAACAAGGGCCAGAGCTCCAACGACGTGTTCCCCACGGCGATGAGCGTGGCGGCGGTGGAGGCGGTGGTCCGCCACGTGCTGCCCGAGCTGAAGGAGCTGCGGGACGTGCTGGCGAAGAAGTCCGAGGCCTTCAAGGACATCGTGAAGATCGGCCGCACGCACCTGCAGGACGCCACCCCGCTGACGCTGGGGCAGGAGTTCAGTGGCTACGTGGCGCAGCTGGACCACGCGCGAGGGCATCTGGAGCGCACGCTGCCGCACCTGTACGAGCTGGCGCTGGGCGGCACGGCGGTGGGCACCGGCCTGAACGCGCCCAAGGGTTACTCCGAGCGAGTGGCCAAGGAGATCGCCCGGTTGACGGGGCACCCGTTCGTCACAGCGCCCAACAAGTTCGAGGCGCTGGCGGCCAATGATGCGCTGGTGCAGGCGCATGGGGCGCTGAAGGGACTGGCGGCGGTGCTGTTCAAGATCGCCAATGACGTGCGGTGGCTGGCGTCCGGGCCGCGCTCGGGGATTGGGGAACTCCTCATTCCTGAGAACGAGCCGGGCAGCTCCATCATGCCGGGCAAGGTGAACCCCACGCAGTCCGAGGCGCTGACGATGCTGTGCGCTCAGGTGATGGGCAATGACGTGGCCATCAGCCTGGGCGGGGCCTCGGGCAACTTCGAGCTGAACGTCTTCAAGCCGCTCATCATCCACAACTTCCTGCAGAGCTGCCGGCTGCTGGCGGATGGGATGCGGAGCTTCCGGGTGAATTGCGCGGTGGGCATCGAGCCGAACCGGGAGCGGCTGAAGGAGAACCTGGAGCGCTCGCTGATGCTAGTGACGGCGCTCAACCCGCACATCGGCTACGACAACGCGGCGAAGATCGCCAAGAAGGCCCACAAGGAGGGCAAGACGCTCAAGGAGGTGGCGGTGGAACTGGGGCTGCTGACCGCCGAGCAGTTCGACCAGTGGGTGCGCCCGGAGAAGATGATCGGCAACCTGTAG
- a CDS encoding MOSC domain-containing protein has protein sequence MNPATGTIRALLLAQARGTPMRRVPEALAVEQRGFEGDRHFQRALGHKRQLLLLDESSREALQVEVGALKENILIAGLPLDTLPPGQRLALGDTVLVELTEPCVPCWKLDALRPGLLKESWGRRGQLARVLRGGTVREGDTVRLLDINPDAPRVIRPKLP, from the coding sequence GTGAACCCTGCCACCGGAACCATCCGCGCCCTCCTGCTTGCCCAGGCACGGGGCACGCCCATGCGCCGCGTCCCCGAGGCCCTCGCCGTCGAGCAGCGCGGCTTCGAGGGGGACCGGCACTTCCAACGTGCGCTCGGCCACAAGCGCCAGCTCCTGCTGCTGGACGAGTCCTCCCGCGAGGCGCTCCAGGTCGAGGTGGGCGCCCTCAAGGAGAACATCCTGATCGCCGGCCTGCCCCTGGACACGTTGCCTCCGGGCCAGCGTCTGGCGCTGGGGGACACGGTCCTGGTGGAGCTCACCGAGCCGTGCGTGCCCTGCTGGAAGCTGGATGCGCTGCGCCCGGGGCTCTTGAAGGAGAGCTGGGGCCGGCGTGGGCAGCTCGCGCGCGTGCTGCGCGGTGGCACCGTGCGCGAGGGCGACACCGTTCGCCTGCTCGACATCAACCCCGATGCGCCTCGTGTCATCCGCCCGAAGCTCCCGTGA
- a CDS encoding WbuC family cupin fold metalloprotein: MSSSFPRALAAPAGDLVVLSRELVASVTQASRESPRRRVIQPFHKSDADPLHRMLNIIQPDSYVRPHRHLDPPKAEAWVLLQGKLAFFTFEEDGRVRDCLELEAGGEHFGVDLAPGIFHSLVALTPDTVIFEVKTGPYAPANDKTFAPWAPEEGSPEATHYMARLREDYQRRYLRP; the protein is encoded by the coding sequence ATGAGCTCCTCCTTCCCTCGCGCCCTCGCCGCTCCGGCGGGCGATCTCGTGGTCCTCTCGCGCGAACTCGTCGCGAGCGTCACCCAGGCCTCCCGCGAGAGCCCGCGCCGTCGCGTCATCCAGCCCTTCCACAAGAGCGACGCCGACCCGCTGCACCGGATGCTCAACATCATCCAGCCCGACAGCTACGTGCGGCCCCACCGGCACCTGGATCCCCCCAAGGCCGAGGCCTGGGTGCTCCTCCAGGGCAAGCTCGCCTTCTTCACCTTCGAGGAGGATGGCCGCGTGCGCGACTGCCTCGAGCTGGAGGCCGGCGGAGAACACTTCGGCGTGGACCTGGCCCCGGGCATCTTCCACAGCCTCGTGGCGCTCACCCCGGACACGGTCATCTTCGAGGTGAAGACCGGGCCGTACGCGCCCGCCAATGACAAGACCTTCGCGCCCTGGGCTCCCGAGGAGGGCAGCCCCGAAGCCACCCATTACATGGCCCGGCTGCGCGAGGACTACCAGCGGCGCTACCTCCGCCCCTAA
- a CDS encoding aldo/keto reductase, with protein sequence MQKRQLGKSDLHITPIGFGAWAIGGSGWAYAWGHQDDQQSIHSIHRALDLGINWIDTAAVYGLGHSEEVVASALQGRSNRPYLFTKCSLVWDAKGQVHNELSPDSIRRECEASLRRLKVDAIDLYQVHWPLAEDSLEGIEAGWTAMAELQRQGKVRWIGVSNFNSKQMALAQRIAPITSLQPPYSLIHRDIEADILPFCERNNIGVIGYSPMASGLLTGSMTRERVAAFPQDDWRRRSSDFQEPNLSRHLALVDRLREIGARHGRSPAEVAIAWTLRLPAVTAAIVGARSAEQVQGFIGAMDFRLSPTEQKEIEDFLRQ encoded by the coding sequence ATGCAGAAGCGGCAGCTCGGCAAGTCCGACCTTCACATCACCCCCATCGGCTTCGGCGCCTGGGCCATCGGTGGCTCGGGCTGGGCTTACGCCTGGGGACACCAGGATGACCAGCAGTCCATCCACTCCATCCACCGCGCCCTGGACCTGGGCATCAACTGGATCGACACCGCCGCCGTGTACGGGCTCGGCCACTCGGAGGAGGTCGTCGCCTCCGCCCTGCAGGGCCGCTCGAACCGCCCCTACCTCTTCACCAAGTGCAGCCTCGTCTGGGACGCCAAGGGCCAAGTCCACAACGAGCTGAGTCCGGACTCCATCCGCCGGGAGTGCGAGGCCAGCCTGCGCCGCCTCAAGGTGGACGCCATCGACCTCTATCAAGTCCACTGGCCGCTCGCGGAAGACTCGCTCGAGGGCATCGAGGCAGGCTGGACGGCCATGGCTGAGCTGCAGCGCCAGGGCAAGGTGCGCTGGATCGGCGTCTCCAACTTCAACTCGAAGCAGATGGCGCTCGCCCAGCGCATCGCGCCCATCACCTCGCTGCAGCCGCCCTACTCGCTCATCCACCGCGACATCGAGGCGGACATCCTCCCGTTCTGCGAGCGCAACAACATCGGCGTCATCGGCTACTCGCCCATGGCCTCCGGCCTGCTGACGGGCTCCATGACCCGTGAGCGCGTGGCGGCCTTCCCCCAGGATGACTGGCGGCGCCGCAGCTCGGACTTCCAGGAGCCGAACCTGTCGCGCCACCTGGCGCTGGTGGACCGGTTGCGAGAGATCGGCGCGCGGCACGGGCGCTCCCCCGCCGAGGTCGCCATCGCGTGGACGCTGCGGCTGCCCGCCGTCACCGCCGCCATCGTGGGCGCCCGCAGCGCCGAACAGGTGCAGGGCTTCATCGGCGCCATGGACTTCCGGCTCTCGCCCACCGAGCAGAAAGAGATCGAGGACTTCCTGCGCCAGTAG
- a CDS encoding serine/threonine protein kinase, with translation MSPLQSVAFGNYLLLDRLAEGGMAEVWRAKMFGGGGLERLVALKRILPALADAEEFIAMFVDEAKIGFQLIHPNIVQTYEVGEHDGVHFLSLEYIPGKSLGDLLEQCQREGRPVPLPLACYCIAMLCEGLEYAHRKRDRNGRELHIVHRGLSLQDVLVSYEGEVKVIDFGIAKAAGRRTQTQPGIIKGKLGYLSPEQIRGEPVDGRADVFTVGVCLYELLTGRRPFVGAHEVDTLRQICDAQALPPSTHDPRIPSMLDQIVLKALARDVSARYRTAGEFGEDLQRFLALDPVGFGRESLRQYLQAHFAEEVKREARWRQEVANLPPLKGDARG, from the coding sequence ATGAGCCCGCTCCAGTCCGTTGCGTTCGGCAACTACCTGCTGCTCGACCGCCTCGCCGAAGGGGGGATGGCCGAGGTGTGGCGCGCGAAGATGTTCGGCGGCGGTGGGCTCGAGCGCCTCGTGGCCCTCAAGCGAATCCTGCCGGCGCTAGCGGACGCCGAGGAGTTCATCGCGATGTTCGTCGATGAGGCGAAGATCGGCTTCCAGCTGATCCACCCGAACATCGTGCAGACCTACGAGGTGGGGGAGCACGACGGCGTCCATTTCCTCTCGTTGGAGTACATCCCCGGCAAGTCCTTGGGGGACCTCCTCGAGCAGTGCCAGCGAGAGGGGCGGCCCGTGCCGTTGCCGCTGGCCTGCTACTGCATCGCCATGCTGTGCGAGGGGCTGGAGTATGCCCACCGCAAGAGGGACCGGAACGGACGGGAGCTGCACATCGTCCACCGGGGGCTCTCCCTCCAGGACGTCCTGGTCTCCTACGAGGGAGAGGTCAAGGTCATCGACTTCGGCATCGCGAAGGCGGCCGGCCGGCGGACGCAGACGCAGCCCGGCATCATCAAGGGAAAGCTCGGCTATCTGAGCCCGGAGCAGATTCGCGGTGAGCCAGTGGACGGGCGCGCCGACGTGTTCACCGTGGGCGTGTGCCTCTACGAGCTGCTCACGGGCCGCCGGCCCTTCGTGGGCGCTCACGAGGTGGACACCCTGCGCCAGATATGCGACGCGCAGGCGCTGCCTCCGTCCACACACGACCCGCGCATCCCCTCCATGCTCGATCAGATCGTCCTCAAGGCGCTCGCGCGAGATGTGTCCGCGCGTTATCGCACCGCCGGCGAGTTCGGTGAGGACCTGCAGCGCTTCCTGGCCCTCGACCCTGTGGGCTTCGGCCGGGAGTCGCTGCGGCAGTACCTGCAGGCGCATTTCGCGGAGGAGGTGAAGCGCGAGGCACGGTGGCGGCAGGAGGTCGCGAACCTCCCGCCGCTGAAGGGCGACGCTCGCGGGTAG
- a CDS encoding Uma2 family endonuclease, giving the protein MRSRPPPNPDLTYTDLGALPSNLVGEMLGGELVTSSRPGTVQTLAATALLSTLGGPFMSGKGGPGGWVLLFAPELHLGGEMLVPDIAGWRRERLPELPDVTVMTLPPDWVCEVLSDETEALDRGSKMLTYAREQVEHVWLVNPDTRTLEVYRFEDACWSLLAVHEDAAKVRAEPFQTLKLELGSLWKR; this is encoded by the coding sequence ATGCGCTCGCGCCCGCCGCCGAACCCTGACCTGACGTACACCGACCTGGGGGCTCTGCCGTCCAACCTGGTGGGGGAGATGCTTGGGGGCGAGCTGGTGACCAGCTCTCGGCCGGGCACGGTGCAGACGCTGGCGGCCACGGCCCTGCTGAGCACGCTGGGCGGGCCCTTCATGAGCGGCAAGGGAGGGCCGGGGGGGTGGGTGCTGCTCTTCGCGCCGGAGCTGCACCTGGGCGGGGAGATGCTCGTCCCGGACATCGCCGGCTGGCGGCGGGAGCGGTTGCCGGAGCTGCCGGATGTGACGGTGATGACGCTGCCACCGGACTGGGTGTGCGAGGTGCTCTCCGACGAGACGGAGGCGCTCGATCGGGGCAGCAAGATGCTGACCTACGCGCGCGAGCAGGTGGAGCACGTGTGGCTGGTGAACCCGGACACGCGCACCCTGGAGGTCTACCGCTTCGAGGATGCGTGCTGGTCGCTGCTGGCGGTCCACGAGGACGCGGCCAAGGTGCGCGCCGAGCCCTTCCAGACGCTCAAGCTGGAGCTGGGCTCGCTCTGGAAGCGGTGA
- a CDS encoding PspC domain-containing protein, with product MDTPRRCVACAMDLRDEATKCPHCKAWQPGSGPMHRGGEGRALLGVCLALGRQFGVDAALLRVAFVIALAVTGGTALMVYLLLWAFTPPSAMGKAPVQRVVDWVTRVTDSNSEEPRVERRV from the coding sequence ATGGACACCCCGAGGCGTTGTGTGGCGTGCGCGATGGATCTCCGGGACGAGGCGACGAAGTGCCCGCACTGCAAGGCCTGGCAGCCGGGCTCGGGGCCGATGCACCGGGGCGGTGAGGGGCGCGCACTCCTGGGCGTGTGCCTGGCGCTCGGGCGGCAGTTCGGCGTGGACGCGGCGCTGCTGCGCGTGGCGTTCGTGATCGCCCTGGCGGTGACGGGCGGCACGGCGTTGATGGTGTACCTGCTGCTGTGGGCCTTCACGCCTCCGTCGGCGATGGGCAAGGCGCCAGTGCAGCGGGTGGTGGACTGGGTGACGCGGGTGACGGACAGCAACTCGGAGGAGCCGCGGGTCGAGCGCCGGGTCTGA
- the aceB gene encoding malate synthase A yields the protein MREPVSSPMPPTFGPGVSLRGAWNPDYARVLTPEAVEFVAKLVRTFDGRREALLTRRQERQAAFLRGERPQFLPETKSVREGDWKVAPLPQDLLDRRVEITGPVDRKMIINALNSGANVFMADFEDANSPTWDNVVRGQLNLMDAVRRTIDFTAENGKHYELHEKPAVLFVRPRGWHLPERHLEVDGKPVSGSLFDFGLFFFHNVKAQLERGTGPYFYLPKMESHLEARLWNDVFHLAQSELGIPRGTIKATVLIETLPAAFEMHEILYELREHSAGLNCGRWDYIFSFIKKLQNDPAFLLPDRGQVTMDKAFLDAYSRLLIQTCHRRGVHAMGGMAAFIPIKGDEDANEAVMAKVRADKLREVKNGHDGTWVAHPGLVPLAREVFDSHMKGAHQLDNLREDVQVGPAELLKVPRGTRTEEGLRHNIKVGVQYMAAWLDGLGCVPLYNLMEDAATAEISRAQVWQWIHHGATLEDGRHVTRELFRQVFSEELGHLRQEGAPERYGAKSFTQASELFERLSTAPTFEDFLTLPAYEALNPQF from the coding sequence ATGCGTGAACCCGTGTCCTCCCCGATGCCGCCCACCTTCGGACCCGGCGTGTCGCTTCGGGGTGCCTGGAACCCGGACTACGCGCGGGTGCTCACCCCCGAGGCCGTCGAGTTCGTCGCCAAGCTGGTGCGGACGTTCGATGGAAGACGCGAGGCGCTGCTGACTCGCCGCCAGGAGCGTCAGGCCGCCTTCCTACGGGGCGAGCGGCCTCAGTTCCTGCCCGAGACGAAGTCCGTGCGGGAGGGCGACTGGAAGGTAGCGCCGCTGCCCCAGGACCTGCTCGACCGGCGCGTGGAAATTACCGGCCCGGTGGACCGGAAGATGATCATCAACGCCCTCAACTCGGGCGCCAACGTCTTCATGGCGGACTTCGAGGACGCCAACAGCCCCACCTGGGACAACGTGGTGCGCGGGCAGCTCAACCTGATGGACGCGGTGCGCCGCACCATCGACTTCACCGCCGAGAACGGCAAGCACTACGAGCTGCACGAGAAGCCCGCCGTGCTCTTCGTTCGCCCGCGCGGCTGGCACCTGCCCGAGCGCCACCTGGAGGTGGATGGCAAGCCCGTCTCCGGCTCGCTCTTCGACTTCGGCCTGTTCTTCTTCCACAACGTGAAGGCGCAGCTCGAGCGCGGCACCGGGCCCTACTTCTACCTGCCCAAGATGGAGAGCCACCTGGAGGCCCGGCTGTGGAACGACGTGTTCCACCTGGCTCAGAGCGAGCTGGGCATCCCTCGGGGCACCATCAAGGCCACCGTGCTCATCGAGACGCTGCCCGCGGCGTTCGAGATGCACGAGATCCTCTACGAGCTGCGCGAGCACTCGGCGGGGCTCAACTGCGGCCGCTGGGACTACATCTTCAGCTTCATCAAGAAGCTCCAGAACGACCCCGCCTTCCTGCTGCCCGACCGCGGGCAGGTGACCATGGACAAGGCGTTCCTGGATGCCTACTCGCGGCTGCTCATCCAGACGTGCCACCGCCGGGGCGTCCACGCCATGGGCGGCATGGCCGCTTTCATCCCCATCAAGGGCGATGAGGACGCCAACGAGGCCGTCATGGCCAAGGTGCGCGCCGACAAGCTGCGCGAGGTGAAGAACGGCCATGACGGCACCTGGGTGGCCCACCCGGGCCTGGTGCCTCTGGCGCGCGAGGTGTTCGACTCGCACATGAAGGGCGCCCACCAACTCGACAACCTGCGCGAGGACGTGCAGGTGGGCCCCGCGGAGCTGCTCAAGGTGCCCCGCGGTACCCGCACCGAGGAAGGCCTGCGCCACAACATCAAGGTCGGCGTGCAGTACATGGCCGCCTGGCTGGACGGCCTGGGCTGTGTGCCCCTCTACAACCTCATGGAGGACGCGGCCACCGCGGAGATTTCCCGCGCCCAGGTGTGGCAGTGGATCCACCACGGCGCCACGCTGGAGGACGGCCGGCATGTGACGCGGGAGCTGTTCCGCCAGGTGTTCTCCGAGGAGCTGGGCCACCTGCGCCAGGAGGGCGCGCCCGAGCGCTACGGGGCGAAGTCCTTCACGCAGGCCAGCGAGCTCTTCGAGCGGCTGTCCACCGCGCCCACCTTCGAGGACTTCCTCACCCTTCCTGCCTACGAAGCATTGAACCCGCAGTTCTGA